Genomic segment of Malus domestica chromosome 15, GDT2T_hap1:
TCTTCCCCAACAGAAGGTAAAAACTCCTCTTTCCCCTTTACCCCCTCACTTTCATCTTTCCCACTCAACCTCCCCATAATCACCACCCCTCCTACCTGCCAAGTATTTCAATTTCAAGATTTTCTAGGTTTTGAGTGATTTCTTCACTGGATTTATGGGTTTATTATCTGGGGTTTGGGTTTTGTGAGACAGTGGCAGAGGAGTAAGGCATGGCTACACGGGGAGATGGAAGGTGTGGCGCAAACGATGAAGGTGAAGTGCATGAGCGATGGAAATGAGTACTGAAGGTGAAGGGCATTTTGGGAAGAATGATTTGATTCCGGATGAAGCCTTCTCCTCGGAATCCAAATACTACCTTCGTCCAGGTAATCCAATTCTGGCAATATCAGGAATTGAATTCCTGATTTTACGTGGGGCCCGCAGAACTGTGCATTCAACTTAAGTTGGTAAACGAAGGAATAATCAGGAATGAAGAATGACTCCCATTCCGCCATATCCTTTCCCCTTATGTAAACACGCCATCACTCTCttcatctctccttctatttcaaaaacaaaaataaaaaaatttctcacacactttgtgtgtgcccatatgctagtttaTATTAATCATGATGATTTTTCTTGCTTTGCAAATAATACAAACCTATgagaatttgatgtaaaaatcCTATTGAAATTCTACTTGAcgtttacacaatcacattcctaattaataattatgttcataacactcccccttaagtgTTTACAACTTAAAAAGTAGTTGTTGCAATAATTGCTACTACGGGTCTCATAGTAGGGGGTGCATATCGAAAGAAAAGTCTCACAAAAATCTTGCTAGGTAATACAATGGGTCTTAAGGAGAAAAATGAGTTATGTCAACGTTTCACATCTTTAGGATGACCTGGGGTAgtgtttggtacgcagacgggatggaacgggacgggacgggacggaacggaacaggacgggacgggacgagaCGGAATagatgatgtaaatattgaaaaagataaggagaaattttgtcataaaatgttataaatttgtgttccacggatgtggaacgggtcgttctagggggaagaggtggaacgaaaaatcagccaaatttcgtCCCATGAGACAACCCGTTCCATagtttttaggcgcaccaaacgtgggacggaacgacTCATCCCGTTCcttcccgtcccgtcccacgtaccaaacggtaccttaatGCACGCAAGGGTATGGACAACCGAGTGTaagtgcctcattaaaacctcatCGGGTTATTAAATACCCTATGGAAAAAAGTGCTCTTAATTGTAGGAAAAGATTACGTTAAGATCATTAGAGTATACTTCAGGATTCTCTCattgagtttgacaaaactccCTAAGATAACTACCAATAATGCAAATTTGAAAGTTTACACAATCTAATTCCATGAGCAAGTTTCTAAAAAGTATAATTCGGCAATGACTTCGTGAATAGGCCAGCAAGATTGTCTTGGCATCAGATCTACTTAACTTCGTTATTTAGATGTTGTTGCTGATGAGTGAAGAAAAAACTTCGGAGCAATATGCTTGGTATTGTCGCCTTTGATGTATCTTTTCTGTAATTAGTTGATATATGCAACGTTGTCTTCATAACTCGTTGCGGGATCATCAATAATGGAAGAAAAATCACATGAGGTTCTTACGTGGCCAGTCACACCCCTCAACTAAAAGCATTCACGCgatgcttcatgtaaagcatgAATCTCAATGTGATTTGAAGACACAGTAACTAACTCTTGTTTAGTTAATCTCCAAGATATTGTGGTATctccaatggtaaagacataaatTGCTTGAGAATGTGTCTTATATGAGTCAGATAAATAACCAATGtcagcataaccaacaaggatGACATCATTTCAAGGATGAGGGAGGTTGGATGATCGGCGATGTGTGGGGATAGAATAAGCACATATCCATTGTACCCCTAAGGTAACGTATGATGTATTTAACATATGTCTAGTGtctatgtatgggtacattgtTGTATCTTGTCAAAAGATTAACAACAAATGAGATGTCTGGTCTAATGCATTGAGTCAATTACAATAAAGCTTTGTttgcacttaggtaaggaaATTTAGCCCATGAGAGTACTTGAAGGCTTCACTTTAACTTCATTAATGCAGTGCAACACCTTTTGGTTGTAGCTCAATTAGTGGGCCAATATACCATCCGAATAATGCTTTATCTCCAGACCAAGAAAATATCTAGTTTACCCgaaatctttcatctcaaatttcggCTTTAGGTGTGTGACAATTTTCTCAAACTCTTAAGGAGTCCCAATGAGATCCAGATCATCGACATAGACTGCAACAATTGCAAATCCGGAATATGACTCCTTAATGAATACGCAAAAGCATAACTTGTTATTCACACATCCTGACTAATCAAATACTTGCCAAggcggttataccacatccttCTGGATTGCTTTAATCCGAAAATCGAATGTCTTAAATCTAATAGAGAGTGTGTAATGTGGTCAGAAACTATTTAAGGCAGTCAATACAAAGTCCTTGATTGTAAATTAAGGGTATAGATGGAAAGATAAATATAGTTTTATAaactttaaatatttaattagtgGAGTCGACATGTTAAAATTTGAATTGGGAATATAAGTAGAGAATGGTAAATGGACCAATTatgaatttttgtattttgtttgaATAATACTAAGGACCTGCAAATGGAGGACCAACTATTAGGTCGTAAAAAGTAAGTGTGATCAAATATATTGAACTCATAAATAATAATTTCTACAGTGGGATGGAAAATTTAAGTGTGATATTTATAACCTAGTGGGTTCTACATTTTGTAAAATAGTATGGCTCTTACAGTTATTGAACTCACACTAATATATAATAGTGTTATAAGTATCAAACTCAAActgtttgttttttataaacTAGTGTGAAGGACCTTAATAGACAAACCCTCAGTTCAAACATTATTCTTACAATAATGTATGCATATTTCGCATGAAACTCGAAACAAATACAAAACCATCTCTTATTATTTACATGAAAGATAACATATtttgagatttaaaaaaaaaaccccaaagtCTATATGAGAAATGTGGTTCTCTGAAAAATAATCCATCAAGCAAAAAACCATCTCTTATTATTTGGGGTTAATATTACACTTTGGAATAAGGGTCAAGGGACAAAACCCCAGCAAAGCAACAGACATACAACAtaggaaaaaaaggaaataacAAAGCCCTCCAACTTTTATTGTTATGCAtatgaattaatttttttatttccagatgcatattaattaattagtccCAATATAGTCTGATCATCTGACAAGTAGGGGAGAAAACTGAGTCGGTGTATACACCGGTTGTGTCATACTCTCGCGCATACATAATTGGTGTATTCATGAACCGTTCCATGTAGGTTTTTAGCATGTAATAGATTCACTGCGTAGTACGGCTGTCTCAACAGTGAGTCCTGGTCCGATTCCAATCACGACACCCCATTCCAAACCTTCACCAGTTGTGGATTTGCCTTCCTCAATCGACTTCTTTCTCATATCATCCAAAATAAAGTGCACAGATGGAGCTCCCATGTTGCCATACTCACTCAACACATGCCTTGTTGCCCTAAGCTTCCCTTCCTTCAAACCCAATTGCTCCTCCACCTGGTCTACAATGGCGGGTCCACCAGGGTGCACACTGAAAAACAAGGAGTTCCAGTCCTTATTCTTTCCGTCAACTTTTTCAAAAGTTTTAGTAAGAAAATCCACAACATTTCCACCAACAAATTTGGGGACTTCTCCTGATAAATAATAAGTAAACCCCATTTCACGAATGTTGGCCACCACACCATGCTCTGAGTTAGGTATGATTGTCTGCCTGCATGCCACGATTTCAAACAGTGGCCTCTCAATTTTAGGCTCTGGATTGGCCCCAACTATCACAGCAGATGCTCCGTCAGCAAAAAGAGCCTGGCCCACCAATATGTCCAAGTGGGTGTCAGTGAGTCCGTGGAAGAACACGGTCGTGATCTCAGCGCACACCACAAGGACCCGTGCACCCTCGTTGTTCTCTGCGAAGTCCTTGGCTAGACGGAGGACAGTTGCACCAGCATAGCAACCAGCTTCGTAGATCATGGTTCTAGTGACAGATGGGTTAAGACCGAGGAGCTTGACCAATTGGAAGTCGGCACCTGGCATGTCAACACAGGAAGCTGTGCAAAAGATGAGGTGGGTGATCTTTGAGATGGGTTGGCCCCACTCTTTGATGGCTTTCAGTGCTGCTTGTTGCCCTAGCTTTGGGACCTCAGGGTTCAACATGTCTTGGCGCACATCGAGTGATGGGGCACCATAGGTATATATGCTTGGGTTAGCCTTTAGAATCTCTTCTGTTAGATGCAAGTAACGCTTTCTAGTTCTTGATTTCTCACCTGTTAATTAGTAAATAAGTTAGGATATATTTTATATCCTCATCCTTATGCATCAAATAATACAATgtcatttggaaaaaaaaaacttacacatGGCATCGTATTATTGGATTGGAACGTCACAATTTCTTGtacaaaatacatatatatatttagttaAATATGTCTAGAATGACTACTTGCTTGTGATAATAACAATACATATTTTGAAATGAACACGTCCTGTGGCACGTTGGGTTTGGGATGTGATTCACTCTAACCTCATAATATGATAGAGTTAGAGTACTTACAACTCAAGATCAAAGTCAATTCATTGAGAGGTAAAAGATCTTTCATATGATTGCATACATGATATGTTTTATTAGTATGTATTACTTGTAAAAAATATACTTACAAATGCGATCAAACTTCTCTCTTAAATCTGTTCTGTGCTCATTTTTGGTGACTCGAAACAAGAAATCAGGATAGTCTTTTTGGTAGTAGACGTTTGGTGGATTTGCAGTGCCAATGGCTAGGATTTTGGCATGTTGAGGCTCTCCATGATTCTTAACCAAAGGCGCCATTGGGCAAGTTGAAGAGCAGATATAGAGTAGGGATTTGTTGAAACTAGAAAGAGAGGGGGAGTCGAAAGGTTCCAATAAAATGAATGGCACTACCCCTTTCCTTTTATAGCAATCAGAGATGCTACTAACTTGTGGAATCTTCAAAGTTTAGGATATTTTAATGCACATATATTTTCACACCAATTAAGGCTGCGGAACATACATGAGATTTTGAAAGGTTGAATATATTTCCGCCAATTTTGTGCTAGATAAATGTTAAACTTTCTCAAAAGTGAGTTTCTTCATGTACTATCTGTCAATTCATATTTTTTGcctaatgttttataatgtggCACATGAATTAACATTAAATTTTAAGGTAAAAGAGAGTTCATAGACAATCTCACCTTGAGAAAGTTTCATTTTGAAAAAGTCTCATTAGCATTTCGCTTTGCAATCTTTAAAGAGTACGGTGACCATTTTATTTTGATCACCTTTACATGATTTGCGAGATGTCATGTAAATGCTGCATCACTAAATTTAATGAGTTAACACTttagtttatattttattttaattaatatgatttattctaaaaaataatttagagaGTCTTTCTTCTGCTTCTCATCCCCAACCCAACCGTTAGCCACCAACCCCGATCCCACCAACCCAAGTACCATTAGGAAATGACATTGTGCCAAATCAAGGGATtgtaagagagagggagagagtagtCGCCGGCAAGTGGTGACACCAGAGACAGGGGATGAGGAAGGCGGCTGATGGGTTGGCGTTGGCCAATGTGCTTGGAAGTACATCGTTGACCGCGGGAAGGTGGGTTGCTAGGGTTTTCTGCATGCTTTGTTTACAAATTACGATTTAATTAAAAgattaaaagattaaaaaaaattatatatatatatatataaacgatattatctacgttAATAATGAAGCACATCTCTATCTTTGAGCAAAAACTTATTCACCACAATAAGTAATTACCTATTGGTGATTGTACTAAATACTTATAAGTATTGTAGCCTCTCATCCTTTCTCTCCCCTATTTCATTCGCAACGTTTCAACTATCTAATTttgtgccaaaaaaaaaaagtttcaactCAAATATAGTGAAATGCTTTCCTCCacgagtaatgttattcataccatgtttttatatcacatttttataacacattaggtggcatctgatgtggacagccacatcatttgaaaaatttgcaaaacccaaggaaatgaaggagaaaaacTCCTCGTATactacaatcatcatttaatcaactaatttttcttaattattagtttattaaataatgaactaaatttaaaaatctgattaattcaaatgatatggctatccacatcaaatgccacttaaggtggtatgaaaatgtggtacaaaaacatgatatgaatatCATTACTCTTCCTCCACCCACCCTTAAAGTAAACATATCgttgcattaaaaaacaaataaagtaGTAAAATACTCTCTTCCATTCACCTCATAAGTAAATACATCgttgcattaaaaaaaaatatagtgaAATACATATTATTGTAATTGAATTTAAGATAAAAGAGTATCTTGTTGaattgtatatatttataaataaatatgaaaaatataaaaatatgacaATACAGCTACAATGTAATAAGGAACTAGGAAGGCATCTTCTTATTAATTTTAAGTTTAAACATACAATATTAGACAAAGTTGAGGTTTTGGACTACAACAGCAACAAATTGTCGATCCACAATAACAATTTTTTGGTCTGGGttacatataaaaaatgattAGTGGTACTCCTAACCCTTCCCAGGGTCAgcatatttataaataaatatgaaaaatataaaaatatgacaATACAGCTACAATGTAACAAGGAACTAGGAAGGCATCTTCTTACTTATTCCATGTTAGTGTAATATTTTAAGTTTAAACATACAGTATTAGAGAAGTTGAGGTTTTGGACTACAACAGCAACAAATTGTCGATCCACAGTAACAATTTTTTGGTCTGGattacatataaaaaatgattAGTGGTACTCCTAACCCTTCCCAGGGTCAgcatatttataaataaatatgaaaaatataaaaatatgacaATACAGCTACGTGTAATAAGGAAGTAG
This window contains:
- the LOC103456249 gene encoding 3,5-dihydroxybiphenyl synthase (The RefSeq protein has 1 substitution compared to this genomic sequence) — encoded protein: MAPLVKNHGEHQHAKILAIGTANPPNVYYQKDYPDFLFRVTKNEHRTDLREKFDRICEKSRTRKRYLHLTEEILKANPSIYTYGAPSLDVRQDMLNPEVPKLGQQAALKAIKEWGQPISKITHLIFCTASCVDMPGADFQLVKLLGLNPSVTRTMIYEAGCYAGATVLRLAKDFAENNEGARVLVVCAEITTVFFHGLTDTHLDILVGQALFADGASAVIVGANPEPKIERPLFEIVACRQTIIPNSEHGVVANIREMGFTYYLSGEVPKFVGGNVVDFLTKTFEKVDGKNKDWNSLFFSVHPGGPAIVDQVEEQLGLKEGKLRATRHVLSEYGNMGAPSVHFILDDMRKKSIEEGKSTTGEGLEWGVVIGIGPGLTVETAVLRSESITC